From Aspergillus fumigatus Af293 chromosome 3, whole genome shotgun sequence, a single genomic window includes:
- a CDS encoding putative oxidative stress response protein Oxr1: MSSLSQGDSPSLTATASSSSSSSTSGSRTPKANNSFNQSAASYFSYPVTHVVSGLYRRLTEPNITKASRKDSNSPNRKMNARNNRDSSTTSPDIFVPIRTASPFQPPPLTPLTLTPGPGVPQQQLLTRALAEEIRLLVPARLQLVDTWRLAYSLDRDGASLSTLYEHCRDFSHRSPRAGYVLIVRDSSPAGAVFGAYMTDPPHPDSHYFGTGECFLWRASVLPSPSNLLNINGPQSEEMLERAGLPLPPSADTTHAGRSTTLRGDSRGHGDGRLAAPRANGGTGAGAASGASTPERIRFKAFPYSGVNDYMMFCETGFLSLGGGDGHYGLWVDSSLEKGVSASCQTFGNEPLSDEGVKFDVLGVEVWYVGA, encoded by the exons ATGTCGTCCCTCTCCCAGGGAGATTCGCCCTCATTGACTGCCACcgcatcctcgtcctcatctaGCTCGACATCAGGATCTCGCACTCCGAAAGCGAACAATTCCTTCAATCAATCGGCCGCATCCTACTTCTCCTACCCCGTCACACACGTCGTCTCAGGACTCTACCGCCGCTTGACAGAACCAAACATCACCAAAGCATCGCGCAAAGACAGCAACAGTCCCAATAGGAAAATGAACGCCAGAAACAACCGCGACTCATCCACAACGTCCCCAGATATCTTCGTCCCTATCCGCACCGCATCGCCCTTCCAACCACCGCCCCTCACCCCGCTAACTCTCACCCCCGGCCCTGGTGTCCCCCAACAACAACTCCTCACCCGTGCTCTCGCGGAAGAAATCCGCCTACTGGTCCCAGCccgcctccagctcgtcgATACCTGGCGTCTAGCCTACAGCCTCGACCGCGATGGCGCTTCCCTCTCAACGCTTTACGAACACTGCCGCGATTTCTCGCATCGCAGCCCGCGGGCGGGCTACGTGCTCATCGTCCGCGACTCCTCCCCCGCCGGTGCCGTCTTTGGCGCATACATGACCGACCCCCCACACCCAGACTCGCACTACTTCGGCACAGGCGAGTGCTTCCTCTGGCGCGCGAGCGTCCTGCCATCGCCGTCGAACCTACTGAATATCAACGGCCCGCAGTCCGAGGAGATGCTCGAGCGCGCCGGCCTGCCCTTGCCCCCCAGTGCGGACACAACACATGCGGGCCGCTCGACAACACTACGTGGTGACTCGCGAGGTCACGGCGATGGCCGCCTCGCGGCACCGCGGGCCAATGGCGGGACTGGCGCCGGGGCGGCGAGTGGTGCCAGCACGCCGGAGAGGATCCGGTTCAAGGCTTTTCCCTATAGCGGCGTGAATGACTACATGATGTTTTGCGAGACTGGCTTCCTTAGCTTGGGTGGGGG AGACGGTCATTACGGGCTATGGGTAGACTCGAGCTTGGAGAAAGGCGTCAGTGCCTCATGTCAAACGTTCGGTAACGAGCCTTTGTCCGACGAAGGAGTCAAGTTCGATGTCCTCGGTGTGGAGGTTTGGTATGTCGGGGCGTGA